Proteins co-encoded in one Leucobacter exalbidus genomic window:
- a CDS encoding GMC oxidoreductase, with amino-acid sequence MTPQIQRANDEPADVLIVGAGASGATAARILAESGFSVTCLEQGGWVSRLDLPSAKPEREVFTAREWNPNPNVRKGAWDYPCDVTDAEVHPINFNGVGGSTVFFGAEWPRFIPSDFRIKSLYGFADDWPMSYEDLEPYYDLVDEMIGSSGRPGDPAYPGGVTPPMREAPIGRLGVKAAAGMNKLGWHWWPGTHAIMTKNQGDRGACARWAMCMSGCPEGAKGAFDVAMWPAAIAAGAQIITEARVREVTVNKRGLATGATWIDAEGKEHHTSAKTVIVCGNGIGTPRLLQMSTSSLFPDGLANSSGLVGKNLMMHPFVGVLGIYEENLESWMGPLGANLYSLQFAETDLSRGFQRGAKWAAMGIPGPMDVLERYSDLPLAERTGAAGQRIVERALGKSFEWTASIEDMPSESNFVSLSKDLTDGSGLPAPKITYRLSDDSKRNLDWNVERMEEAHMAAGAIETKTVPWMPAVGWHTLGTARAGNDPERSVVDGFGRSHDVPNLFVMDGSVFTTSSSVNPTPTIAAFAARAAEHLMETAADQEVPL; translated from the coding sequence ATGACACCTCAGATACAACGGGCCAATGATGAGCCGGCCGATGTCTTGATCGTCGGAGCAGGTGCCTCGGGTGCCACCGCTGCCCGAATCCTTGCGGAGAGCGGCTTCTCTGTCACCTGCCTAGAGCAGGGCGGATGGGTGAGCCGGCTCGACTTACCGAGCGCTAAGCCCGAGCGTGAGGTATTCACCGCTCGCGAGTGGAACCCGAACCCGAATGTTCGCAAAGGTGCTTGGGACTACCCGTGTGACGTTACGGACGCTGAAGTCCACCCGATTAACTTCAATGGCGTCGGCGGAAGTACGGTCTTCTTCGGAGCCGAGTGGCCTAGGTTCATCCCCTCCGATTTTCGCATCAAGAGTTTGTATGGCTTCGCTGATGACTGGCCTATGAGCTATGAAGACCTTGAGCCGTACTACGATCTCGTGGACGAGATGATCGGTTCTTCAGGACGGCCCGGAGATCCCGCGTATCCAGGTGGCGTGACGCCCCCGATGCGTGAGGCTCCGATTGGGCGACTTGGCGTTAAAGCTGCCGCGGGCATGAACAAATTGGGTTGGCACTGGTGGCCTGGCACGCACGCCATCATGACCAAGAACCAAGGCGACCGTGGCGCATGTGCCCGGTGGGCCATGTGTATGTCAGGCTGCCCTGAGGGCGCCAAGGGCGCGTTTGACGTGGCTATGTGGCCAGCCGCGATCGCGGCAGGTGCACAGATTATTACCGAGGCACGCGTGCGCGAGGTGACGGTCAATAAGCGAGGGCTGGCAACCGGAGCGACCTGGATCGACGCAGAAGGCAAAGAACACCACACTTCCGCCAAAACCGTTATCGTGTGCGGCAATGGCATTGGGACGCCGCGCCTGCTGCAGATGTCGACCTCGAGCCTGTTCCCTGACGGTCTCGCGAACTCCTCGGGGCTCGTCGGTAAGAACCTCATGATGCATCCGTTCGTCGGGGTGCTCGGAATCTACGAGGAGAATCTTGAGAGCTGGATGGGGCCGCTGGGCGCCAACCTGTACTCCCTTCAATTCGCGGAAACAGACCTGAGCCGCGGGTTCCAGCGGGGCGCGAAGTGGGCCGCCATGGGCATTCCTGGCCCGATGGATGTACTGGAACGCTATTCAGATCTGCCGCTGGCAGAGCGAACTGGGGCCGCCGGCCAGCGCATCGTGGAACGGGCGCTCGGAAAATCCTTTGAGTGGACGGCCTCCATCGAAGATATGCCGAGTGAGAGCAACTTCGTATCGCTGAGCAAGGATCTCACCGATGGTTCGGGCCTTCCTGCCCCCAAGATCACCTACCGCCTCTCGGATGACAGCAAGCGCAACCTTGACTGGAACGTGGAGCGCATGGAAGAGGCACATATGGCGGCCGGCGCTATCGAGACTAAGACGGTTCCCTGGATGCCCGCGGTTGGTTGGCACACCCTGGGCACCGCCCGAGCCGGCAACGATCCCGAACGTTCGGTCGTTGATGGATTCGGTCGCTCGCACGACGTGCCGAACTTGTTTGTGATGGACGGCAGCGTGTTCACCACCTCGTCGTCAGTAAACCCGACCCCGACCATTGCAGCTTTCGCGGCACGCGCCGCAGAACACCTCATGGAAACCGCGGCAGATCAGGAAGTGCCACTGTGA
- a CDS encoding alcohol dehydrogenase catalytic domain-containing protein — protein MVARGGAVAFEERDVPSVGPRDILVRTTAASMCSADPAAASGSFDVVAAEGDAESVLPGIIIGHEAVGVVQEIGSMVTGFAVGDRAVSASTTPCGRCANCQRGFGGHCRGEMWGGYSPGVSRDGTLAEYFIVPDAEVNLAKVPDAVSDAGAVFISDSFSTGSTAIEETGLPLGGTVVVFGQGHIGLGAIAAASVAGAGLVIAVRSRAGSEDVAQRMGADMALNHAEHDVMAEILRLTDGVGVDLAVEASGSKAAFAQAIEATRLGGEISVIATYAGGDDSLTIPLPSWGWGVGDKTIRSRFQRSGGERTGRLLRLIERHRVDVTPVFTHEYSFDAALQAFADVRDGAPGLIKPLIRFN, from the coding sequence TTGGTTGCTCGGGGCGGGGCGGTGGCGTTTGAAGAGCGTGACGTGCCCAGCGTGGGCCCAAGGGATATCTTGGTGCGCACCACGGCGGCTTCGATGTGCTCGGCAGACCCGGCAGCAGCCTCAGGCTCCTTCGATGTGGTTGCCGCCGAAGGAGACGCTGAATCTGTGCTTCCTGGCATTATCATCGGCCATGAAGCGGTAGGCGTGGTTCAAGAGATCGGCTCAATGGTCACGGGGTTCGCGGTGGGCGATCGTGCCGTTTCTGCCTCGACGACTCCCTGTGGCCGGTGCGCGAACTGTCAACGTGGCTTTGGCGGGCATTGCCGCGGAGAGATGTGGGGTGGCTATTCACCCGGAGTGTCCAGGGACGGCACGCTCGCAGAATATTTCATCGTGCCCGATGCCGAAGTGAACCTTGCTAAGGTCCCTGACGCGGTCTCAGACGCCGGCGCCGTATTTATCTCTGACTCCTTTTCGACAGGCTCAACCGCAATCGAAGAAACCGGTTTGCCGCTTGGCGGTACCGTTGTGGTCTTCGGTCAGGGGCATATCGGCCTGGGTGCGATTGCCGCGGCCAGCGTTGCGGGTGCCGGGCTTGTCATCGCAGTGCGTTCGCGCGCGGGCAGCGAAGACGTGGCACAGCGCATGGGGGCAGATATGGCTCTCAACCACGCCGAACATGACGTTATGGCAGAGATCCTCCGGCTCACAGACGGAGTAGGCGTTGATCTTGCGGTTGAAGCTTCTGGTTCAAAAGCAGCGTTCGCGCAGGCAATCGAAGCTACCCGTCTCGGGGGAGAAATAAGCGTGATCGCGACCTACGCCGGTGGCGACGACAGCCTCACCATTCCGCTTCCGAGCTGGGGCTGGGGCGTTGGAGATAAGACCATTCGTTCCAGGTTCCAGCGCTCTGGCGGAGAACGTACAGGGCGATTGCTCCGTCTCATCGAACGACACCGAGTGGATGTCACGCCAGTGTTCACGCACGAGTACTCGTTCGACGCTGCACTGCAGGCGTTCGCTGACGTGCGTGATGGTGCTCCAGGGCTCATTAAGCCTTTGATCCGATTTAACTAA
- a CDS encoding flavin monoamine oxidase family protein, with amino-acid sequence MSEERWDVVVIGAGFSGLTAARDLSEQGRRVLVLEGRDRPGGRTWYRNFADTDHLVEMGGTWISNVWMTALMEEVNRYGVELVDQEGMDSFSWATGGEVRKHAPIPPEEFAAAEPALIALHQAFLRTPDGELREGDDYSDLDVPVSEWPPFVALPTATKEFVFAWAAMYAGCGPENVSVMHFSMMLSGFGNNVSALHYGLSQRYSHGTKELINALANNLDVRYNEAVSRIEDTADGVVITTETGTFVAKRVICTVPINSLHRVTFSPELPEAARGMAKKGTTSQSIKSWALCRNVPKGFLGIGWKTGFEWSAEVYRLEDETSLVCSFGVEDNLVNATDIESVQNALRRFEPGIEVIKIDSHDWRADRFADGTSMIVEPGWIVNNDCHAFAAPHGSVYFAGADHSVQWTGWMEGAVRSGKAVSAQVHESL; translated from the coding sequence ATGTCAGAAGAACGCTGGGACGTTGTAGTCATCGGTGCTGGTTTCTCCGGCCTGACCGCGGCACGTGATTTGAGCGAGCAGGGCCGACGAGTCCTCGTCTTGGAAGGCCGCGATCGACCGGGCGGACGTACCTGGTACCGCAACTTTGCAGACACCGACCACCTCGTTGAAATGGGCGGTACCTGGATCTCTAACGTGTGGATGACCGCCCTCATGGAAGAGGTCAACCGGTACGGGGTTGAACTCGTTGACCAAGAAGGCATGGACTCCTTCTCGTGGGCCACTGGCGGGGAGGTGCGTAAGCACGCCCCGATTCCACCCGAGGAATTCGCAGCCGCGGAGCCGGCGTTAATCGCGCTCCACCAGGCCTTCCTTCGTACGCCAGATGGGGAGCTTCGAGAGGGGGACGACTACTCGGATCTTGACGTTCCTGTGTCGGAGTGGCCTCCCTTCGTTGCGCTCCCGACCGCGACCAAGGAGTTCGTCTTCGCCTGGGCCGCGATGTATGCCGGTTGTGGTCCTGAGAACGTCTCGGTCATGCACTTCAGCATGATGCTCTCAGGCTTTGGGAACAACGTGAGTGCACTCCACTACGGCTTGTCGCAGCGCTATTCGCACGGCACCAAGGAGCTCATTAACGCGCTCGCGAATAATCTTGACGTGCGTTACAACGAGGCGGTTAGCCGCATCGAAGACACCGCAGACGGCGTGGTGATCACTACGGAGACAGGCACCTTCGTAGCCAAGCGCGTTATTTGCACAGTTCCCATTAACTCGCTTCACCGCGTCACGTTCTCGCCCGAGCTTCCTGAGGCAGCCCGTGGTATGGCAAAGAAGGGTACTACGTCGCAGTCGATCAAGTCCTGGGCGCTCTGCCGTAACGTTCCGAAGGGCTTCCTCGGGATCGGTTGGAAGACCGGGTTCGAGTGGTCTGCAGAGGTCTACCGACTTGAAGACGAGACCTCATTGGTTTGCAGTTTTGGTGTTGAAGATAACTTGGTAAACGCCACCGATATTGAAAGTGTGCAGAATGCGCTGCGACGCTTTGAACCAGGCATCGAAGTCATCAAAATTGATAGCCACGATTGGCGCGCAGATAGGTTTGCAGACGGCACCTCGATGATCGTGGAGCCGGGTTGGATCGTAAATAACGACTGCCACGCATTTGCGGCTCCACATGGTTCGGTGTATTTCGCCGGCGCTGACCACTCGGTGCAGTGGACCGGCTGGATGGAGGGCGCAGTGCGCAGCGGAAAAGCTGTCTCTGCGCAGGTCCACGAGTCGCTGTAA
- a CDS encoding peptidase C39 family protein, with the protein MTTHEIHVTDGALAPEAITSEARATLWSTPRELWAPRTVRVHEAGATQAEPGRVVASTLTAGRPHTSARKIVDVFADTDEAFRDAVAAAVADRGFVSDTRPEPIVIKFEEHPGAAPLTEAHAEILADLGFVRDVDPVPSVESTRPGSATHARGWSKWLGAAPTRRAPYYGQTTDVTCGAVTSLMMFEGAGLTKFGADGDANQSRELSFWRRATNMPACEPVGLAVATAEEITATGVTRGLPRVILSAEDLVLLEWYADQPHEYRLREQLQRDSQRAAKELGVEIERRWVPVEEIAELVAEGSDVFLLIDLDPLIGDPTPHWVLAHDVIGDALIVSDPWVESEQGETWVDTSEMPMPFSGVDLVTRWGDPAYRGVIVVPRG; encoded by the coding sequence ATGACCACACACGAGATTCACGTCACCGATGGTGCACTCGCCCCCGAAGCCATCACAAGCGAAGCACGCGCCACCCTGTGGAGCACGCCGCGCGAACTTTGGGCACCGCGCACCGTGCGCGTGCACGAAGCAGGTGCCACGCAGGCCGAGCCCGGCCGCGTCGTCGCCTCGACCCTCACCGCTGGCCGCCCCCACACCTCGGCCCGCAAAATCGTCGACGTGTTCGCCGACACCGACGAGGCGTTTCGCGACGCCGTTGCGGCGGCCGTGGCCGATCGCGGCTTCGTGAGCGATACCCGCCCCGAGCCCATCGTCATCAAGTTTGAGGAGCACCCGGGCGCAGCCCCGCTCACTGAGGCTCACGCCGAGATCCTTGCCGATCTGGGGTTTGTGCGCGATGTTGATCCGGTGCCGTCGGTGGAGAGCACCCGGCCAGGGTCAGCAACGCACGCACGCGGCTGGTCGAAGTGGCTCGGTGCGGCCCCCACCCGGCGCGCGCCGTATTACGGGCAGACCACCGACGTCACCTGCGGGGCCGTCACGTCACTGATGATGTTCGAGGGCGCGGGGCTGACGAAGTTCGGGGCTGACGGTGACGCCAACCAGAGCCGTGAGCTGTCGTTCTGGCGCCGGGCCACCAACATGCCGGCGTGCGAACCGGTGGGCCTCGCGGTCGCCACCGCCGAAGAGATCACCGCGACCGGGGTTACGCGTGGGCTCCCCCGCGTGATCTTGAGCGCCGAAGATCTCGTGCTGCTTGAGTGGTACGCCGATCAGCCGCACGAGTACCGGCTGCGCGAGCAGCTGCAGCGTGACTCGCAGCGGGCGGCCAAAGAGCTCGGGGTAGAGATCGAGCGCCGCTGGGTGCCAGTCGAAGAGATCGCTGAGCTCGTGGCCGAGGGTTCAGACGTGTTCTTGCTCATTGACCTCGACCCGCTCATCGGCGACCCGACCCCGCACTGGGTGCTCGCGCACGATGTCATCGGTGACGCGTTGATCGTGTCTGACCCGTGGGTCGAGTCTGAGCAGGGTGAAACCTGGGTCGATACGAGCGAGATGCCCATGCCGTTTTCGGGTGTCGACCTTGTCACCCGCTGGGGCGACCCCGCTTACCGCGGCGTCATCGTGGTGCCGCGCGGCTAG
- a CDS encoding dipeptide ABC transporter ATP-binding protein, with translation MSETATDLSPTSPTVSGLTVTGLSVSGPAGTIVEPLDFDVRPGHTLAIIGESGSGKSMTARALTGLLPRGTSATGIAVIDAHATDLADTRDDTWAQVRGRRAVLLLQDPFTSLSPVMRCGAQIAATIRARARAAGQPAPSRSALSAEVTKRLAEVRLPATIARRYPSELSGGMRQRVAIAAALAAEPRLLIADEPTTALDASTQGEVLDLLAELQRMHHMSLILISHDLGVVSGRANELLVMRSGEVVERGATERVLSDPQHPYTRALIDANPSITDGPGEQVFDSAAAADPASTPGTAAAAAGAARGTVVLEAQGLSKRFASVQALSDASVTVAAGEVVAVVGESGSGKSTLARCIAGLDVPDTGTVTLDGLSLPTGRKGRTPGEMQIVFQDPYSTLNPSFTVRQALQEALSAAQRPASSVDELLQLVELDVALADRRPSQLSGGQRQRVAIARALAPNPRLLICDESVSALDVSVQAQILRLLARLRDELGLAMLFITHDLGVVAQIASRAIVLRQGEIVEAGATSEVLRNPQHPYTQVLVAAATADSIQRAPATDPSDSAADNATASAAAPNEAPAGTISVAPAAPTTTQVTPDTLAPAPLAPGTLSPEEDPR, from the coding sequence GTGAGCGAAACCGCTACCGATCTTTCGCCCACAAGCCCCACGGTTTCAGGCCTCACGGTCACGGGACTGTCTGTCTCGGGCCCCGCGGGCACGATCGTCGAGCCGCTCGATTTCGATGTGCGCCCGGGCCACACGCTCGCGATCATTGGCGAATCCGGATCAGGCAAATCCATGACCGCCCGCGCCCTCACCGGCCTACTGCCCCGCGGCACCTCAGCCACGGGCATCGCCGTCATCGACGCGCACGCCACTGATTTGGCTGACACCCGCGATGACACCTGGGCGCAGGTGCGCGGTCGCCGCGCGGTGCTGCTGCTGCAGGATCCGTTCACGAGCCTCAGCCCCGTGATGCGTTGCGGTGCCCAGATCGCGGCCACGATTCGTGCGCGGGCACGCGCTGCCGGCCAGCCGGCACCGTCACGATCCGCGCTCTCGGCCGAAGTCACGAAGCGGCTCGCAGAGGTGCGGCTGCCCGCCACCATTGCACGCCGCTACCCGTCTGAGCTGTCGGGCGGTATGCGTCAGCGCGTCGCGATCGCGGCGGCCCTCGCTGCCGAGCCGCGCCTGCTGATCGCCGATGAGCCCACCACGGCGCTCGATGCGAGCACGCAGGGCGAGGTGCTTGATCTGCTCGCCGAACTGCAGCGCATGCACCACATGAGCCTCATTCTGATCAGTCACGACCTGGGCGTGGTTTCTGGCCGCGCAAACGAGCTGCTCGTGATGCGCTCGGGCGAAGTGGTCGAGCGCGGGGCGACTGAGCGGGTGCTCAGCGATCCGCAGCACCCGTATACGCGGGCGCTCATCGACGCGAACCCCAGCATTACTGATGGGCCCGGCGAGCAGGTGTTCGACTCTGCGGCAGCCGCTGATCCGGCATCGACACCTGGCACAGCGGCGGCAGCAGCAGGCGCCGCCCGCGGCACCGTCGTGCTTGAAGCGCAGGGCCTGTCCAAGCGGTTCGCCAGCGTGCAGGCGCTCAGTGATGCCTCGGTTACGGTGGCCGCGGGCGAAGTCGTCGCCGTCGTCGGCGAATCGGGCTCTGGCAAATCAACGCTCGCGCGCTGCATCGCGGGCCTCGATGTGCCCGACACCGGCACGGTCACGCTCGACGGGCTCTCGCTCCCCACCGGCCGCAAGGGCCGCACCCCGGGTGAGATGCAGATCGTCTTCCAAGACCCCTACTCCACGCTCAACCCGTCGTTCACGGTGCGCCAGGCGTTGCAGGAGGCGCTCAGCGCCGCCCAGCGGCCCGCGTCATCGGTCGACGAGCTGTTGCAGCTTGTCGAACTCGATGTGGCCCTGGCCGATCGTCGCCCCTCGCAGCTCTCGGGCGGGCAGCGCCAGCGCGTGGCCATTGCCCGTGCGCTGGCGCCCAACCCACGGCTGCTGATCTGTGACGAGAGTGTCTCGGCGCTCGATGTGTCGGTGCAGGCACAGATTCTGCGTTTGCTTGCCCGGCTGCGCGATGAGCTCGGTCTCGCCATGCTCTTCATCACGCACGATCTGGGGGTCGTCGCACAGATCGCAAGCCGTGCAATCGTGCTGCGCCAGGGCGAAATCGTTGAGGCCGGCGCCACCAGCGAGGTGCTGCGCAACCCGCAGCATCCGTACACGCAGGTGTTGGTCGCGGCGGCCACCGCTGACAGCATTCAGCGGGCTCCGGCGACTGACCCGAGCGACTCCGCTGCGGACAACGCCACTGCGAGCGCCGCGGCACCCAACGAGGCCCCGGCCGGTACCATCTCAGTCGCACCGGCCGCACCCACGACTACCCAGGTCACGCCCGATACGCTGGCGCCAGCCCCGCTGGCCCCCGGCACGCTGTCCCCTGAGGAGGATCCCCGATGA
- a CDS encoding ABC transporter permease: protein MTTALPRTPRTGAGTFTARKRRDWTVVTSAVLLVAVTITAAISPLLVGLATKQSILDSLLPPGSPGHLLGTDELGRDILLLTLAGSGSAIAGPAVIAVGSMLLAIVFGTLAGYLGGITDTVIGRIVDVLLSLPVMLLAIVVAGIFGAGYWVTVALLVLLFCPSDIRIVRAGVTEQTPRPYVEAAQMLSLSPARIMYRHIVPNVWPLILTNLLLNLGIAIVTLSSLSFLGIGVAPGTPDWGRQISDGRSLMGDNPAMLIVPALLIVFVTMAINLLGDHLGERLRERGLQ from the coding sequence ATGACCACCGCACTCCCCCGCACCCCGCGCACCGGCGCGGGCACGTTCACCGCGCGCAAGCGACGCGACTGGACCGTTGTGACCTCGGCCGTGCTGCTGGTGGCCGTCACGATCACGGCCGCGATCTCCCCGCTGCTCGTGGGCCTCGCCACCAAGCAGAGCATTCTCGATTCGCTGCTGCCGCCGGGCAGCCCGGGGCACCTGCTCGGTACCGATGAGCTGGGCCGCGATATTTTGTTGCTCACGCTCGCTGGATCAGGATCAGCCATCGCCGGCCCCGCCGTCATCGCCGTGGGCTCGATGCTGCTTGCCATCGTGTTTGGCACCCTCGCGGGATACCTCGGCGGCATCACCGACACCGTGATTGGGCGCATCGTTGATGTGCTGCTGTCGCTGCCCGTGATGCTGCTCGCGATCGTGGTCGCCGGTATTTTCGGTGCGGGCTACTGGGTGACCGTGGCGCTGCTGGTGCTGCTGTTTTGCCCGTCAGACATTCGCATCGTGCGCGCCGGCGTCACCGAGCAGACGCCCCGCCCCTACGTCGAGGCGGCGCAGATGCTGTCACTGTCGCCCGCCCGCATCATGTACCGCCACATCGTGCCCAATGTCTGGCCGCTGATCCTCACGAACCTGCTGCTCAATCTGGGCATCGCAATCGTCACGCTCTCCTCCCTGTCGTTCCTCGGCATCGGCGTCGCCCCGGGCACCCCCGATTGGGGCCGCCAAATTTCTGACGGGCGCAGCCTCATGGGCGACAATCCCGCCATGCTGATCGTGCCGGCGCTGCTGATTGTGTTCGTCACCATGGCCATCAACTTGCTCGGCGATCACCTCGGTGAGCGCCTGCGCGAACGGGGGCTCCAGTGA
- a CDS encoding ABC transporter permease has protein sequence MTSIDLNPAPPLNSPRQRAGGQGRALGRAIAARIIGVIVILIVISFLTFSLMYLAPGDLVKNLLGTRPASPDAIAAIRAQYHLDDPFFVRYLDWLWSALRGDFGVSIRMQQPVTTVIGQRLGSTVALIVLAFLVAVVTAIPLGILSAAREGKATDRVASALALLGLSAPSFALAILLLYLFAMLIPLFPAYGGGTGGLDTLWHLVLPACALAAGIGAILMRMTRAAVLRELQSDAVTFARSRGLSEREVRTVALRSAAIPIVTGAGLILTFIVGGTIIVETVFALPGIGSLLQESVLFKDLPVVQAVTLLVAATIAVITIFVDLSYVLLDPRVRAKELNR, from the coding sequence GTGACCTCGATCGATCTCAATCCGGCCCCGCCCCTGAACTCCCCGCGGCAACGCGCGGGAGGCCAGGGGCGGGCGCTCGGTCGCGCCATTGCGGCGCGCATCATCGGGGTCATCGTGATCCTGATCGTCATCTCATTTCTCACGTTCTCGCTGATGTATCTCGCACCGGGCGACCTCGTGAAGAACCTGCTCGGCACTAGGCCGGCCTCACCCGACGCGATCGCGGCCATTCGGGCGCAATATCACCTCGATGACCCGTTCTTTGTGCGCTATCTCGACTGGCTCTGGAGCGCCCTGCGTGGCGATTTTGGGGTCTCGATTCGCATGCAACAGCCCGTCACCACGGTGATCGGGCAGCGCCTCGGCAGCACCGTCGCGCTGATCGTGCTCGCGTTTCTCGTGGCGGTCGTCACCGCGATTCCGCTGGGCATTCTGAGCGCGGCACGCGAGGGCAAGGCCACTGACCGTGTCGCAAGCGCGCTCGCGCTGCTCGGCCTCTCGGCGCCCTCATTTGCGCTCGCGATTTTGCTGCTCTACCTGTTCGCGATGCTAATTCCGCTGTTTCCTGCGTACGGCGGCGGCACCGGCGGCCTCGATACGCTCTGGCATCTCGTGCTCCCCGCGTGCGCGCTTGCCGCCGGCATCGGGGCGATCCTGATGCGCATGACCCGTGCCGCGGTGCTGCGCGAGCTGCAAAGCGACGCGGTCACGTTCGCAAGATCCCGCGGGCTGTCTGAGCGCGAGGTGCGCACCGTCGCCCTGCGCTCGGCCGCGATTCCCATCGTCACCGGAGCCGGCCTGATTCTCACCTTCATCGTGGGCGGCACCATCATCGTGGAAACGGTGTTCGCGCTGCCCGGCATCGGCTCGCTGCTGCAAGAATCGGTGCTGTTTAAAGACCTGCCCGTGGTGCAGGCGGTGACGCTGCTCGTCGCCGCGACCATCGCGGTCATCACGATCTTCGTCGATCTCAGCTACGTGCTGCTCGATCCCCGCGTGCGCGCGAAGGAGCTGAACCGATGA
- a CDS encoding ABC transporter substrate-binding protein, whose product MRHSTTARRPRRAILAAVAAAAALVLSACSGGGSAAPTTELVDSGQEVDSITVAFPGSLANLYIGQEAGILNYYLAATVQEGLVGIGADGQFGPAIASEWETPDDTTYVFTLRDDATFQNGDLVTPEDVVFSLEQAANPETSPNTAYYLMSLDSVKKTGDHEVTVTTTAPDASFLTALSNVGALTVTQQKFWEDNDGKVGTSQSLLMGTGPYEVTEFQPNSHVTLERVDTWWGELPKVKQIRVDFIPDENTRLLAAQKGDIDIAFNVPLNQAEQWKKIGDGRVEAVNDLSYVGLMFDQNVAPFDDPDVRAAIASAVDRDAIVDKLLRGYGEKATTIMTPESLSKAYSAEEARKLLAGITQHDFDLDQAKKLLEKSGSADGFTTELTFPNTGPQLGTAAQSLAENLKEIGITVKVREVPLEEWLATIGDGEHGLGFMWYFSTTGDPAEVNSYMLGLENPNHFENQEAVDLVAQSGATTDPAERIDVLLELEQLNADQTVNAPLWWGQSLTYFDNGIGVHDFTPYTFLGSWGSQLFATK is encoded by the coding sequence ATGCGTCACTCCACTACTGCCCGGCGCCCACGCCGCGCGATCTTGGCGGCCGTGGCCGCAGCTGCTGCTCTCGTGCTGAGCGCGTGCTCGGGCGGCGGCTCTGCAGCCCCCACCACAGAGCTCGTGGATAGCGGCCAGGAGGTCGACTCGATCACCGTCGCCTTCCCCGGCTCACTCGCCAACCTTTACATCGGCCAAGAGGCCGGTATCTTGAACTACTACCTCGCTGCCACCGTGCAGGAGGGTCTCGTCGGCATTGGCGCCGATGGCCAGTTCGGCCCCGCCATCGCTTCCGAGTGGGAGACTCCCGACGACACGACCTACGTCTTCACGCTGCGCGACGACGCCACCTTCCAGAACGGTGACCTGGTCACCCCCGAGGACGTGGTGTTCAGCCTCGAGCAGGCCGCCAACCCCGAGACCTCGCCCAACACGGCGTACTACCTGATGTCACTTGACTCGGTGAAGAAGACCGGCGACCATGAGGTCACCGTCACTACGACGGCACCCGATGCTTCGTTCCTCACTGCGCTCTCAAACGTGGGCGCGTTGACCGTCACCCAGCAGAAGTTCTGGGAAGACAACGACGGCAAGGTCGGCACCAGCCAGTCCCTGCTGATGGGCACCGGCCCCTACGAGGTCACCGAGTTCCAGCCGAACTCGCACGTCACCCTCGAGCGCGTCGACACCTGGTGGGGCGAACTGCCCAAGGTGAAGCAGATTCGCGTTGACTTCATTCCCGACGAGAACACCCGCCTGCTGGCCGCCCAGAAGGGTGACATCGACATTGCGTTCAACGTGCCCCTCAACCAGGCCGAGCAGTGGAAGAAGATTGGCGACGGTCGCGTCGAGGCCGTCAACGACCTGTCATACGTCGGCCTGATGTTCGATCAGAACGTTGCACCGTTTGATGACCCCGATGTGCGCGCCGCTATCGCCAGCGCGGTTGACCGCGACGCGATTGTCGACAAGCTGCTGCGCGGTTACGGCGAGAAGGCCACGACCATCATGACGCCCGAGTCGCTCAGCAAGGCGTACAGCGCCGAAGAGGCACGCAAGCTGCTCGCGGGCATTACGCAGCACGACTTCGATCTCGACCAGGCAAAGAAACTGCTCGAGAAGTCGGGCTCTGCAGACGGCTTCACCACCGAGCTCACGTTCCCCAACACGGGCCCGCAGCTCGGCACCGCGGCACAGTCACTCGCCGAGAACCTGAAGGAGATCGGCATCACGGTCAAGGTGCGCGAGGTACCTCTCGAGGAATGGCTCGCCACGATCGGTGACGGCGAACACGGCCTCGGTTTCATGTGGTACTTCTCCACCACCGGTGACCCCGCCGAGGTGAACAGCTACATGCTGGGGCTTGAGAACCCCAACCACTTCGAGAACCAAGAAGCGGTTGATCTCGTCGCCCAGTCGGGCGCGACCACCGACCCGGCCGAGCGCATCGATGTGCTGCTTGAGCTCGAGCAGCTGAACGCCGATCAGACCGTCAACGCGCCCCTGTGGTGGGGCCAGAGCCTCACCTACTTCGACAACGGCATCGGGGTGCACGACTTCACGCCGTACACGTTCCTCGGGTCGTGGGGCTCGCAGCTGTTCGCAACCAAGTAA